Proteins found in one Pocillopora verrucosa isolate sample1 chromosome 12, ASM3666991v2, whole genome shotgun sequence genomic segment:
- the LOC136277280 gene encoding neuropeptide FF receptor 2-like: MQGLNETKNDHQQMNCSYQELSAFEDNFKLITYCFLLLGSLFGNIFIIIIVYKNQDLHKTVNYFIVNMAVSDLVFPLVWLPVEIVAKANNSTWWRWYLSGTFGSITCKFIIFVSQVSFLVSSQSFVWIAIDRFFAVVFPVRLGFISKKIRMIAIASTWSLAAAFCFTYLLSLDLRKEGNHACCKHTTFVSINQKDFAIYLWFQTTLLYFVPLFISTLLYAAITAALHKQSKSLANSGPRIQRNVFEKRKRAIRLSVVTMVTYFLSVSPAMLVRLHFSRVLPLSCTMIEVLRVTADVCHYASTVINPVICLSFVQSYRRGLRNILCCCFRKQRDETAQQGQITQKEIITPSGANYRNRRNCKVSANNEETLDTTL; the protein is encoded by the coding sequence ATGCAAGGTCTTAATGAGACTAAAAATGACCATCAGCAAATGAACTGTTCTTACCAAGAACTGTCCGCTTTCGAGGACAACTTCAAACTTATTACGTATTGCTTTCTTTTGCTTGGCAGCCTTTTCGGGAATATCTTCATAATCATCATCGTTTACAAAAACCAGGATTTACACAAAACAGTGAACTATTTTATTGTGAATATGGCTGTGTCTGATCTCGTTTTCCCGTTAGTTTGGCTCCCCGTAGAAATCGTTGCAAAGGCGAACAATTCGACATGGTGGCGTTGGTACCTTAGTGGGACCTTTGGATCGATTACTTGCAAGTTTATTATTTTCGTCTCCcaagtttcttttcttgtatCCTCCCAAAGCTTCGTGTGGATAGCTATTGACAGATTTTTCGCCGTTGTGTTTCCAGTAAGACTAGGGTTTATTTCTAAAAAGATACGTATGATAGCGATCGCTTCCACTTGGAGTCTAGCTgctgctttttgttttacataCCTACTAAGTTTGGATCTTCGTAAAGAAGGCAATCACGCTTGCTGTAAACACACAACGTTCGTTTCCATTAACCAAAAAGATttcgcaatatatctttggtttcAAACGACTCTCCTTTATTTTGTTCCGTTGTTTATCTCGACACTTTTATACGCAGCCATAACTGCTGCCCTACATAAGCAAAGCAAATCGCTTGCGAATTCCGGCCCGAGAATTCAACGAAACGTTTTCGAGAAGAGAAAAAGAGCCATCCGATTGTCCGTTGTTACCATGGTAACATATTTCCTGTCCGTTTCACCAGCAATGCTTGTTCGCCTACATTTCAGCAGAGTTTTGCCACTTTCCTGCACCATGATTGAAGTGTTAAGAGTTACGGCAGATGTTTGCCATTACGCATCGACTGTCATCAATCCCGTCATTTGTTTGTCATTTGTTCAGAGCTATCGTCGAGGATTACGAAATATTTTATGCTGTTGCTTCAGAAAACAGAGAGATGAGACAGCACAACAAGGGCAAATAAcccaaaaagaaataatcactCCATCTGGAGCAAACTACAGGAATCGACGAAATTGTAAAGTGTCTGCAAATAACGAGGAAACACTGGATACTACATTGTGA